ACATTAGAAAATCCCCGCCATATTATTTATGTTTGAATTGATGCGTTATCAAACTATATTACCGCGTTAGGATATTTGTCAGATGATGAAACATTATTCCAAAAATTTTGAAATAATCCTGAAGTTGAAATTGTGCAATTATTAGGAAAAGAAATTGCTCGTTTTCATATGATTTATTGACCAAGTATGTTAGAAAGTTTAGGATTGCGTCAGCCCAATAAATTACTTTCCCACGGATGAATTTTATTTAAGGATACAAAAATGAGTAAATCAATCGGAAATGTTGTTAGTCCGTTATATTTAATTAAAAAATATGGCCGTGATGCTTTACGCTTTTATTTATGTTATGAAATTCCAACCGATCACGACGGAAAGTTTTCTTATGAAATGTATTTAGAATCTTATAATACTAATTTAGTTAATAATATTGGCAACTTAGTCTCGCGAGTTACTAATATGGTAACTAAATATTTTAATGGTCAACTAAAGGTCACGGGTGAATTCCACAATGATATAATAGTTAAGGTTAAAGAAACAATTGATAATTATCATTTGGCAATGAATAAGTATCAAATTTCGAAAGCACTAACCGAAGTGTTAGGATTATGTCAGTATGCCAATAAATATATTGAAGATAATAAACCATGAGAATTAGCAAAAAATAACGCAATGGATAAGTTGCATGAAATTTTAGCGGGATTATCATATGCAATTGTAGTAGCAGCAGTCTTATTACAACCAGTTTTAATTGATAGTAGTCAAAAAATTGCTGATCATTTTAGTATTAATTTACAAGATTTATCATTTGCTGATTTAACTAACCAAAACATTATTTATGACAAAGTAATCAGTAAAAAAGATATTTTATTTAACCGTCTTGATATTAAAAAAGAATTAGAGCAAATTATAACCGAATTAAAAAGTGAATAGGGGAATGAAAATGAAAGAATATGATGTGATTGTCGTTGGTGGTGGTCATGCCGGGGTGGAAGCAGCCCTTGTTGCCAGTCGAATGGGTAAAAAAACTTTAATGGTAACTCTAAGTAAAGATAAAATTGCTAGTATGCCATGTAATCCTTCAATTGGCGGACCAGCCAAGGGAATTGTGGTACGTGAAATTGATGCCATTGGTGGTGAAATGGCAAAAGCCGCTGATAAAACAGTCCTTCAGATGAAACTTTTAAATTCATCGCGCGGTCCTGCTGTTTGAGCTTTACGAGCCCAATCCGATAAAATTAAATATGGAAAATATATGCAAGATATTATTAGTAACCAAGAAAACTTGGAACTTTTAACATTGCCTGTTGATGAATTATTAGTTAATAACCAACATCAATGTTATGGGGTTGTTGTTGGGGGCCAACAAATTATTGCTAAAGCTGTTATTTTAACTACGGGAACTTATATGGCGTCAGTTGTTTTACGCGGACAAGAAAAAAAATCATCAGGACCAGATGGTGAAATTACGACAAATGGGATTTCCCAACAATTAGCTGCTTTAGGATTTCGCCTAATTCGCTTAAAAACTGGAACCCCAGCGCGGATTAAACGTGATTCAATTGATTTTAACAAAACCCAACCGGAACCGGGAAGCGATATGCTCTTGGCATTTTCATATTCAACAAAAGATTTTTTACCTTTTGCAAAACAAGAATTATGTTGGTTAATTCATTCCAACGATGAAACCCACCAGGTAGTTACGGAAAATTTAACAAAATCAGCAATGTATTCGGGTAATATTGTGGGGAGAGGACCACGTTATTGTCCAAGTTTTGAAGATAAGATTACCCGTTTTCCTGATAAATCTCGTCACCAGATTTTTTTAGAACCCGAGTCAAAAGAATTGGATACAATTTATGTACAAGGTTTTTCCACTTCAATGCCAATTGATATTCAAGACCAAATGTTAAGAACCCTTCCGGGGTTAGAAAACTGTGAAGTTGTAAAATGAGCTTATGCAATTGAATATGATGCAATTGATCCCACCCAAATGACGCATACCTTAGAAAGTAAGTTAATTGCTAACTTATATACTGCAGGACAAATTAATGGAACCAGTGGTTATGAAGAA
The sequence above is drawn from the Spiroplasma eriocheiris genome and encodes:
- the metG gene encoding methionine--tRNA ligase; this encodes MSADHNKRFYVTTPIYYPSAELHIGHAYTTTLADVLKRYKKLDNYETFFLTGSDEHGEKIEKKAKEANISPLEFTTKIVDNFKLLWQELGIDYDKFIRTTDPQHEAAVQKIFSKLYNNGDIYAGEYEGLYCVSCEEFVTESQIDKENLTCLICDNVLKIVKEETYFFRVSKYSKFLIDYYNNHPDFIEPVSSKNEMLNNFILPGLTDLSVTRTSFTWGIKTLENPRHIIYVWIDALSNYITALGYLSDDETLFQKFWNNPEVEIVQLLGKEIARFHMIYWPSMLESLGLRQPNKLLSHGWILFKDTKMSKSIGNVVSPLYLIKKYGRDALRFYLCYEIPTDHDGKFSYEMYLESYNTNLVNNIGNLVSRVTNMVTKYFNGQLKVTGEFHNDIIVKVKETIDNYHLAMNKYQISKALTEVLGLCQYANKYIEDNKPWELAKNNAMDKLHEILAGLSYAIVVAAVLLQPVLIDSSQKIADHFSINLQDLSFADLTNQNIIYDKVISKKDILFNRLDIKKELEQIITELKSE
- the mnmG gene encoding tRNA uridine-5-carboxymethylaminomethyl(34) synthesis enzyme MnmG, with the protein product MKEYDVIVVGGGHAGVEAALVASRMGKKTLMVTLSKDKIASMPCNPSIGGPAKGIVVREIDAIGGEMAKAADKTVLQMKLLNSSRGPAVWALRAQSDKIKYGKYMQDIISNQENLELLTLPVDELLVNNQHQCYGVVVGGQQIIAKAVILTTGTYMASVVLRGQEKKSSGPDGEITTNGISQQLAALGFRLIRLKTGTPARIKRDSIDFNKTQPEPGSDMLLAFSYSTKDFLPFAKQELCWLIHSNDETHQVVTENLTKSAMYSGNIVGRGPRYCPSFEDKITRFPDKSRHQIFLEPESKELDTIYVQGFSTSMPIDIQDQMLRTLPGLENCEVVKWAYAIEYDAIDPTQMTHTLESKLIANLYTAGQINGTSGYEEAACQGLMAGINACLKIDHQESFILRRDEAYIGVLIDDLVTKGTEEPYRLLTSRAEYRLLLRNDNAEERLKHYAKKFGLISDEEWADYQANVASYNCVYQLLKETIFNHQSPIILQLKNDGIIINEKISAYNLLKRPDINIKYLEAAISALKNLPSFLKQNLLINIRFEGYIKKEQEIALKTIKLENKKIPTDLNYDEVDNLAIEAREKLKLIKPISIGQANRISGINPSDIQMLLFHLKKINKDRDGSDA